From Shewanella yunxiaonensis, the proteins below share one genomic window:
- the aceF gene encoding dihydrolipoyllysine-residue acetyltransferase — protein MADLKEVLVPDIGGDEVQVIEICASVGDSLAAEDAIITVESDKATMDIPAPFAGVLQALKVAVGDKVSEGTLIALLAAEGAATAPQAAKAEAPKVEPVKAEAPKAAAVATAPVVAAASQVIEVTVPDIGDAKDVDVIEVLVKEGDSIEADAGLITLETDKATMDVPAPQAGVVKSLKIKVGDKVSEGSLILLLEVAGGAAAAPAPVAAEPAPVAAPVAPVAAPVAAAPAVASIQEIKVPDIGGSTDVDVIELLVAVGDIVSVDQGLITLESDKATMEVPAPVAGKVTELIVKVGDKVSEGSIIAKVEVQGVAVAASAPAPQAETPAPAPTAAPVAAAQPSRPPVPYHPSAGVQPSTGVVFASPSVRRLAREFGVDLSLVKGSGRKGRIQKEDVQAYVRYELSRPKASAATAVGGGNGLQVIDAPKVDFSKFGEVVAVPLTRIQKISGPNLHRNWVTIPHVTQFDEADITELEAFRKQQNELAAKKKQNIKFTPLVFMMKAVAKALKDFPTFNSSLSPDGESLIQKKYYHIGVAVDTPNGLVVPVFRDVDKKGIVELSQELADISAKARDGKLKAADMQGSCFTISSLGGIGGTAFTPIVNYPDVAILGVSKSEFKPRWNGKEFIPRLMCPLSLSYDHRVIDGALAARFSVTLSSYLSDIRTLIM, from the coding sequence ATGGCAGATTTAAAAGAAGTACTGGTGCCCGATATCGGCGGTGACGAGGTGCAGGTGATTGAGATCTGTGCCAGCGTAGGCGACAGCCTGGCTGCTGAAGACGCCATTATTACCGTTGAGAGTGATAAAGCGACGATGGATATCCCGGCACCATTTGCCGGGGTACTGCAAGCGCTGAAAGTAGCGGTGGGCGATAAAGTCTCTGAAGGTACCTTGATTGCGTTGTTGGCGGCTGAAGGTGCTGCTACGGCACCACAAGCGGCAAAAGCAGAAGCTCCGAAAGTTGAGCCGGTTAAAGCCGAAGCGCCTAAAGCAGCAGCTGTTGCTACCGCCCCAGTCGTTGCGGCGGCGAGTCAGGTGATTGAAGTAACCGTACCTGATATTGGCGATGCTAAAGATGTCGACGTGATTGAAGTGCTGGTGAAAGAAGGCGATAGCATCGAAGCCGATGCCGGTCTGATCACACTGGAAACTGACAAAGCCACAATGGACGTACCGGCACCGCAGGCGGGTGTGGTGAAATCACTCAAAATCAAAGTCGGTGACAAGGTTTCTGAAGGTTCCTTGATCCTGTTATTGGAAGTTGCTGGCGGCGCCGCTGCTGCCCCAGCGCCAGTCGCTGCAGAACCTGCGCCTGTTGCCGCACCTGTTGCTCCAGTAGCTGCACCAGTGGCAGCCGCTCCAGCCGTTGCTTCCATACAGGAAATTAAAGTACCCGATATCGGCGGTTCTACCGATGTTGATGTCATAGAATTGCTGGTCGCTGTTGGCGATATCGTCAGCGTAGACCAGGGGCTGATTACCCTGGAAAGCGATAAAGCGACCATGGAAGTACCCGCACCAGTTGCAGGCAAGGTGACTGAGCTGATCGTCAAGGTCGGAGATAAAGTTTCTGAAGGCAGTATCATTGCCAAGGTGGAAGTGCAGGGAGTGGCCGTTGCCGCTTCAGCCCCAGCCCCACAGGCAGAAACACCTGCACCAGCACCAACTGCAGCTCCGGTGGCCGCGGCGCAACCAAGTCGCCCACCCGTACCGTATCATCCAAGTGCTGGCGTACAGCCAAGCACCGGCGTTGTGTTTGCCTCGCCATCAGTGCGCCGTTTAGCGCGTGAGTTTGGTGTGGACTTGAGCCTGGTCAAAGGTTCTGGTCGCAAAGGTCGCATCCAGAAAGAAGATGTTCAGGCCTATGTCCGCTATGAACTGTCACGACCCAAAGCCTCGGCTGCGACAGCCGTCGGTGGCGGTAATGGTCTGCAAGTGATTGATGCGCCTAAAGTCGATTTCAGTAAGTTTGGTGAAGTGGTCGCAGTGCCGCTGACGCGTATTCAGAAAATCTCTGGTCCGAATCTGCATCGTAACTGGGTCACAATCCCTCATGTTACCCAATTCGACGAAGCTGATATCACCGAGCTGGAAGCTTTCCGTAAACAGCAGAACGAACTGGCTGCCAAGAAAAAGCAGAACATCAAGTTCACCCCGCTGGTGTTTATGATGAAAGCCGTAGCGAAAGCCTTGAAGGATTTTCCGACATTCAACTCCAGTCTGAGCCCGGATGGCGAATCCCTGATCCAGAAAAAGTACTACCACATTGGCGTAGCAGTCGATACGCCTAATGGTCTGGTGGTGCCGGTATTCCGCGACGTGGATAAGAAAGGCATCGTGGAACTGAGTCAGGAATTGGCGGACATCTCTGCTAAGGCCCGTGATGGCAAACTGAAAGCGGCAGATATGCAGGGCAGCTGTTTCACTATCTCCAGTCTGGGTGGTATTGGTGGTACTGCATTTACCCCAATCGTTAACTATCCGGATGTCGCAATTCTCGGCGTGTCTAAGTCTGAGTTTAAGCCGAGGTGGAATGGTAAAGAGTTCATTCCGCGCCTGATGTGTCCGTTATCTTTGTCATACGATCACCGGGTGATTGACGGAGCACTGGCCGCGCGTTTCAGCGTAACGCTGTCAAGCTACCTGTCTGACATTCGGACATTAATTATGTAA
- the lpdA gene encoding dihydrolipoyl dehydrogenase, translating to MSNEIKTQVVVLGAGPAGYSAAFRAADLGLETVIVERYSTLGGVCLNVGCIPSKALLHVAKVIEEAKHMAANGVTFGEPQIDIDKLRAFKEKVISQLTGGLGGMSKMRKVKVVNGFGKFAGPNSIEVTAEDGSKTTVNFDNAIIAAGSRPIQLPFIPHEDPRIWDSTDALALKEVPNKLLVMGGGIIGLEMGTVYSALGSDIEVVEMFDQVIPAADKDIVKNFTKQISKKFKLMLETKVTAVEAKDDGIYVTMEGKSAPAEPVRYDAVLVAIGRTPNGKLIDADKAGVKIDERGFINVDKQMRTNVPHIFAVGDIVGQPMLAHKGVHEGHVAAEVISGLKHFFDPKVIPSIAYTDPEVAWVGVTEKQAKEQGIAYETAVFPWAASGRAIASEASEGMTKLIFDKDTHRIIGGALVGVNAGELLGEIGLAVEMGCDAEDIALTIHAHPTLHESIGLAAEIYEGSITDLPNPKAKKNK from the coding sequence ATGAGTAACGAAATCAAAACACAGGTTGTGGTATTAGGTGCCGGCCCCGCAGGCTATTCAGCCGCTTTCCGTGCAGCGGATCTGGGTCTGGAAACAGTGATTGTTGAACGTTACAGCACTCTTGGCGGTGTTTGCCTGAATGTGGGTTGTATCCCTTCCAAAGCCTTGCTGCATGTTGCCAAAGTGATTGAAGAAGCCAAACACATGGCAGCTAACGGTGTCACTTTCGGCGAACCACAGATCGATATCGATAAATTGCGTGCATTTAAAGAAAAAGTGATTAGTCAGCTGACCGGTGGTCTGGGCGGCATGTCTAAGATGCGCAAAGTGAAGGTGGTTAACGGTTTCGGTAAATTTGCTGGTCCTAACAGCATTGAAGTGACTGCTGAAGATGGTAGCAAGACTACGGTTAACTTTGACAACGCCATTATTGCTGCGGGTAGCCGTCCGATCCAATTGCCATTCATTCCTCATGAAGATCCTCGGATTTGGGACTCTACTGATGCTCTGGCATTGAAAGAAGTGCCTAACAAACTGCTGGTAATGGGTGGTGGGATTATCGGTCTGGAAATGGGGACTGTGTACTCTGCTCTGGGTAGCGATATCGAAGTGGTGGAAATGTTCGATCAGGTGATCCCTGCCGCTGACAAAGATATTGTGAAAAACTTCACCAAGCAGATCAGTAAGAAATTCAAGCTGATGCTGGAAACCAAAGTGACAGCTGTCGAAGCCAAAGATGATGGCATTTATGTCACTATGGAAGGCAAGTCTGCACCTGCTGAACCCGTGCGCTATGATGCCGTGCTGGTGGCCATCGGTCGTACCCCTAACGGTAAGCTGATTGATGCTGACAAAGCTGGCGTGAAGATCGATGAACGTGGTTTTATCAATGTTGATAAGCAGATGCGTACCAATGTGCCACACATCTTCGCAGTGGGTGACATCGTCGGTCAGCCAATGCTGGCGCACAAAGGCGTGCATGAAGGCCATGTGGCGGCAGAAGTGATCTCTGGTCTGAAACACTTCTTCGATCCGAAAGTGATCCCCTCTATCGCCTACACCGATCCAGAAGTGGCGTGGGTAGGTGTGACTGAAAAGCAGGCAAAAGAACAAGGTATTGCATACGAAACTGCAGTATTCCCATGGGCTGCCAGCGGTCGTGCGATTGCGTCAGAAGCTAGCGAAGGGATGACCAAGCTGATTTTTGATAAAGATACTCACCGTATCATTGGTGGTGCACTGGTTGGGGTAAATGCCGGTGAACTGCTGGGCGAAATCGGGTTGGCCGTGGAAATGGGTTGTGATGCAGAAGATATCGCGCTGACTATCCATGCACATCCAACACTGCATGAATCTATTGGTCTGGCTGCGGAAATCTACGAAGGTTCTATTACTGACCTGCCTAATCCTAAGGCGAAAAAGAACAAGTAA
- the aceE gene encoding pyruvate dehydrogenase (acetyl-transferring), homodimeric type, with product MSENMLQDLDPLETQEWLDALQAVLEQEGPERAHYLLEKLIDKARRNGTYLPYSATTAYVNTIPAGQEPQMPGDQGLERRIRAIIRWNALAMVLRGSKKDLELGGHISSFASSATIYDVCFNHFFRAPNAKDGGDLVYFQGHIAPGIYSRSFLEGRLTEDQLANFRQEVDGKGLSSYPHPKLMSDYWQFPTVSMGLGPIQAIYQARFLKYLTDRGIKDCSEQTVYCFLGDGEVDEPEALGAIGLAAREELDNLVFIINCNLQRLDGPVRGNGKIIQELEGEFRGAGWEVVKVIWGRYWDPLLARDTSGKLLQLMEETVDGEYQNCKAKGGAWTREHFFGKYPETAEMVANMSDDDIWRLNRGGHDPVKIYAALQHAKNTKGRPTVILAKTVKGYGLGDAGEGKNIAHNVKKMDIESIRYFRDRFNIPIPDDKLDEVPFYHPGPDSEEVKYLKARREALGGYLPSRRQKFTEDLDVPSLKIFDAVLKGSNGREISTTMAFVRVLTALLKDKGVGKNIVPIIPDEARTFGMEGLFRQVGIYAHEGQKYVPQDKDQVAYYREDKSGQVLQEGINELGAMASWVSAATSYSVNDSPMIPFYIYYSMFGFQRIGDLAWAAGDLRARGFLVGGTSGRTTLNGEGLQHQDGHSHILANTIPSCISYDPTYGYEIAVIVQDGIRRMYGENQEDIFYYLTTMNENYVQPEMPEGVEEGIVKGIYKLESVAGSGKGNVQLMGCGTILEQVRKAAQALAKDYGISADVFSVTSFNELAREGQDCERWNMLHPTETPKVPYVAKVLSKDAPAIAASDYMKLYGEQLRAFVPTDYKVLGTDGFGRSDSRANLRHHFEVDATYIVIAALKSLVDRGELPVDVLTKAIAEYGIDTDKINPLFA from the coding sequence ATGTCTGAAAATATGCTACAAGACTTGGATCCATTAGAGACTCAGGAGTGGCTGGATGCCCTGCAAGCAGTATTAGAGCAGGAAGGGCCGGAACGTGCTCATTATCTGCTGGAAAAGCTGATCGACAAGGCTCGTCGTAACGGTACTTATCTGCCGTACTCTGCAACAACTGCATACGTCAATACCATTCCTGCTGGTCAGGAACCGCAGATGCCAGGTGATCAGGGGCTGGAACGTCGTATTCGTGCGATTATCCGCTGGAACGCTTTGGCGATGGTGCTGCGGGGTTCCAAAAAGGATCTGGAGCTTGGTGGTCATATTTCCAGTTTTGCCTCTAGTGCCACTATCTATGACGTGTGTTTCAACCATTTCTTCCGTGCGCCTAACGCCAAAGACGGCGGTGATTTGGTGTACTTCCAGGGGCACATTGCGCCAGGGATTTATTCCCGTTCATTCCTCGAAGGTCGTCTGACTGAAGATCAACTGGCAAATTTCCGTCAGGAAGTGGATGGCAAAGGCCTGTCTTCTTATCCACACCCTAAACTGATGTCGGACTACTGGCAGTTCCCTACCGTATCGATGGGCTTGGGTCCAATTCAGGCGATTTATCAGGCACGTTTCCTGAAGTATTTGACTGACCGCGGCATTAAAGATTGTTCAGAACAGACCGTGTACTGCTTCCTCGGCGATGGCGAAGTGGATGAGCCAGAAGCCTTGGGTGCCATTGGTCTGGCCGCGCGTGAAGAGTTGGACAATCTGGTATTTATCATCAACTGTAACCTGCAGCGTCTGGACGGTCCGGTCCGTGGTAACGGCAAGATTATTCAGGAACTGGAAGGGGAATTCCGCGGCGCTGGCTGGGAAGTGGTCAAGGTGATCTGGGGCCGCTACTGGGATCCGCTGTTAGCTCGCGATACCAGTGGTAAGTTGCTGCAGTTGATGGAAGAAACCGTTGACGGTGAATACCAGAACTGTAAAGCCAAAGGAGGTGCCTGGACGCGCGAACACTTCTTTGGCAAGTACCCTGAGACTGCCGAGATGGTTGCCAACATGTCTGATGATGACATCTGGCGTCTGAACCGTGGTGGTCATGATCCGGTGAAGATTTATGCGGCGTTGCAGCACGCCAAGAATACCAAAGGTCGCCCAACTGTGATTCTGGCCAAGACCGTAAAAGGTTATGGTCTGGGTGATGCCGGTGAAGGTAAAAATATCGCGCACAACGTGAAGAAAATGGATATCGAATCTATCCGTTACTTCCGTGATCGTTTCAATATCCCAATTCCTGATGACAAACTGGATGAAGTCCCTTTCTACCATCCAGGTCCAGATTCAGAAGAAGTGAAATACCTCAAGGCTCGTCGTGAAGCTTTAGGCGGCTATCTGCCTTCTCGTCGTCAGAAGTTCACTGAAGATCTTGATGTGCCATCATTGAAGATTTTTGACGCCGTACTGAAAGGCTCTAATGGTCGCGAAATCTCCACTACCATGGCGTTTGTGCGGGTGCTGACCGCGTTGCTGAAAGACAAAGGTGTCGGCAAAAATATCGTGCCGATCATTCCTGATGAAGCCCGTACCTTTGGTATGGAAGGTCTGTTCCGCCAGGTTGGGATTTATGCTCATGAAGGGCAGAAATACGTGCCTCAGGATAAAGACCAGGTGGCTTACTACCGTGAAGATAAGTCTGGCCAGGTATTGCAGGAAGGGATTAACGAACTCGGCGCGATGGCATCCTGGGTTTCTGCGGCGACCAGTTATTCCGTTAACGATTCACCGATGATCCCGTTCTACATCTACTACTCCATGTTCGGTTTCCAGCGTATCGGCGATCTGGCCTGGGCGGCAGGTGACCTGCGTGCTCGTGGTTTCCTGGTCGGCGGTACTTCAGGTCGTACAACGCTGAACGGTGAAGGTTTGCAGCATCAGGACGGTCACAGCCATATCCTGGCGAACACCATCCCAAGTTGTATCAGTTATGATCCGACTTACGGCTATGAAATTGCCGTGATTGTTCAAGATGGTATCCGCCGTATGTATGGCGAAAATCAGGAAGATATCTTCTACTACCTGACCACCATGAACGAAAACTACGTGCAGCCGGAAATGCCAGAAGGCGTGGAAGAAGGCATTGTAAAAGGTATCTACAAACTGGAAAGTGTTGCTGGCTCCGGCAAAGGTAACGTGCAGCTGATGGGCTGTGGCACTATTCTGGAACAGGTACGTAAAGCGGCTCAGGCGTTGGCAAAAGATTACGGTATCAGTGCTGATGTGTTCAGCGTTACCAGCTTCAATGAACTGGCGCGTGAAGGTCAGGATTGTGAACGCTGGAATATGCTGCATCCAACTGAAACGCCAAAAGTGCCATACGTTGCTAAAGTGTTGTCCAAGGATGCACCGGCAATTGCGGCCAGTGATTATATGAAGCTTTACGGTGAACAGTTACGGGCGTTTGTACCAACGGATTACAAAGTATTGGGTACCGATGGTTTCGGGCGTAGCGATAGCCGCGCTAATCTGCGCCACCACTTTGAAGTGGATGCCACTTACATTGTGATTGCAGCGCTGAAATCCTTGGTGGATCGTGGCGAATTGCCAGTTGATGTGTTGACTAAAGCAATCGCTGAATACGGTATCGATACCGATAAGATCAACCCACTGTTCGCGTAA
- a CDS encoding EAL domain-containing protein, translating to MNRQIFAIVVCVIYLLLGSSCAIAGELVQRVFSARDGLGNSAIQDMTTDDYGFIWLATEQGLYRVSNNVVRRVDKSATNSRLDEEYFLLVAKVDHQYLLTVTERNTYLYNIHNNSFRRFGSPTFFPDFDGSALRATAPLPNGDLLLLSAQGKVWRLSKDVQQLRELFSLPKMTDGSWNRMLLLSDGRLVLGNTQHLWLYDQQGNALASLPWKRASGSVYSLYQDSQNRVWISGGDGLYQLDLETLKIAIVPQIPYLCRMVAEDEKGNLWVVIRGGLLKYFPNEHRIISYKDQLKQRAGIDSPNALLIDRHGLVWVAGTGNPLAILAEKPDFLLDSISNDPPYKLNIDTVWSIAADDSSLWLGSNGALYQVNLTSKISDRYGIEGMDPSDSIYRIDAIDAAHWLLSTTNGLYIFDKVAHKGTRLVTTEAPAGVLAHKGIYNVLHEGKNWWLGTNYGLYHWVQGGDIERIHLPGVDTDQERLVVFGLYRDWQHRLWVGGDKFLGYFDSTEVFHRIESVNSDVLKKSMINQILQVSDDTFWLGTRSLGMQALNIKTSEIHSLTDQWQVECDGVYFLEDTKDFRVVGCPKKIIRQNKHNGELLVLGYTDGLIAPELNEGAIYYDAAKGLYVGTPEGVMLLDVPHMKNRIADLGVVLESVSVYFENSTMVSIVPHPGMQIAPGAKLISFQLSNSNYLGDAATSIKYRLREPGRNQTPNYLLLENQSQINLAGLKGGTYNLEVVGQVNGVWNKTPVVFPFEVRIHWWESNWFRALWMLSLLAALIGIIIYRHRQVLRFREINHALTESDDRLRQSLRGSDSDLWEWYRQDNLFYLDNHGDVLGMNSDQLTVKFGGFPMHPDDRPRVEQQWQQVLNGNLASFDAEYRYKRSDGHWGWIKVRGRPVNWDPETGAILKIAGIYSEVTTAKRLESEVSLLARAFENTSEGVLILDANEFIEVANRAAEELVGISRQEMTGKQVGEVMCSGDGKAAHVAPLLEGRSSWTGERELMSRNRSSFPVWLNVSAMKDNFQQLRHYVIVFSDITERKQSEAELRKLANYDVLTGLPNRSLFAVRLEQAITRASKDNGKLALLFLDLDRFKQVNDYYGHSMGDALLVEAANRLQSVLDEGQLLCRFGGDEFVILVNSGDVDLINRLCDRLLSQIAQPFRLFGREFFVSTSIGISIWPDDTEQPENLIKNADQAMYHAKDSGRGNFQYYSRERNAEALYHMRLEGDLRRAIEQDEFELWYQGQFDLLQDDRCIGAEALLRWRHPQDGFVPPDIFIKVAESCGLIIDIDRWVMHRACLDGARLCQQFSNLNFSISVNVSAVHFRQPDFIEFVLDTLQQTGMPANRLTLEITEGVLMKELHIAKQHLRRLRKHNIEVAIDDFGTGYSSLAYLRNFQVNALKIDRSFLLDIATNSADQAIVSSIIELARNLKLSVVAEGVETKEQLEQVFSRGCYVIQGYYFAKPAPLEMLEQQLLQYQPVQ from the coding sequence ATGAACAGACAGATATTTGCAATAGTGGTATGCGTTATTTACCTGTTACTGGGTAGCTCCTGCGCTATTGCCGGTGAGTTAGTGCAGCGCGTATTTTCTGCCAGAGATGGTCTGGGAAATTCTGCCATTCAGGATATGACCACGGACGACTACGGGTTTATTTGGCTGGCGACCGAGCAGGGCTTGTATCGTGTCAGTAATAACGTGGTGCGGCGCGTTGATAAATCTGCAACTAATTCCCGCCTGGATGAAGAGTACTTTCTGTTAGTCGCTAAAGTCGATCATCAATATCTGCTGACGGTGACTGAACGTAATACCTACCTATACAACATTCACAACAATTCGTTTCGCCGTTTCGGCTCACCAACGTTTTTTCCCGATTTTGATGGTAGCGCCCTAAGAGCTACGGCGCCGTTACCAAACGGCGATCTGCTGTTGCTCTCGGCGCAGGGCAAAGTCTGGCGGCTTTCAAAAGATGTTCAACAACTACGCGAGCTGTTTAGTCTTCCGAAAATGACAGATGGCAGTTGGAACCGCATGTTGTTACTAAGTGATGGTCGTTTAGTGTTGGGTAACACTCAGCACCTGTGGCTATACGATCAGCAGGGCAACGCATTAGCGTCATTGCCATGGAAACGTGCATCCGGCAGTGTTTACAGCTTGTATCAGGACAGCCAAAACCGCGTATGGATTTCCGGCGGTGACGGTTTATACCAGTTGGATCTCGAAACACTAAAGATTGCTATCGTGCCGCAAATACCATACTTGTGCCGCATGGTGGCTGAGGATGAAAAAGGTAATCTGTGGGTCGTTATCCGCGGTGGACTGCTGAAATATTTCCCCAATGAACACCGGATTATTTCCTATAAAGATCAACTGAAGCAACGCGCTGGGATCGACAGCCCGAATGCGCTGTTAATTGATCGACATGGACTGGTATGGGTTGCCGGAACCGGGAATCCGTTGGCGATTCTGGCAGAGAAACCTGATTTTTTGTTGGACAGTATCAGTAATGATCCCCCGTATAAATTGAATATTGATACGGTGTGGTCCATCGCCGCCGATGATAGCTCGCTCTGGCTTGGCAGTAACGGAGCGTTATATCAGGTCAATCTCACCAGCAAAATCTCGGATCGCTACGGAATCGAAGGGATGGACCCGAGTGATAGCATCTATCGCATCGATGCGATAGATGCAGCACATTGGCTGTTATCGACGACCAATGGCTTGTATATCTTCGATAAAGTTGCCCATAAAGGGACTCGACTAGTTACCACTGAGGCTCCAGCGGGGGTGCTTGCTCATAAAGGCATATATAACGTGCTGCATGAAGGTAAAAATTGGTGGCTCGGGACAAATTATGGGCTGTATCACTGGGTACAAGGGGGGGATATTGAACGTATCCACCTCCCAGGCGTAGACACTGACCAAGAGCGTCTCGTGGTCTTTGGTTTATATCGAGACTGGCAACATCGCTTGTGGGTGGGTGGTGACAAATTCTTAGGATATTTCGATAGCACTGAAGTTTTTCATCGGATAGAAAGCGTCAATAGTGACGTGTTAAAGAAATCGATGATCAATCAGATACTGCAAGTGAGCGATGATACCTTCTGGCTCGGCACGCGCAGTCTCGGTATGCAGGCATTGAATATTAAAACCTCGGAGATCCACAGTCTGACCGACCAATGGCAGGTCGAGTGTGATGGTGTGTATTTCCTGGAAGATACCAAAGATTTTAGAGTGGTGGGCTGTCCGAAAAAAATCATCCGGCAGAATAAGCACAACGGCGAATTATTGGTTCTGGGTTATACCGATGGCTTGATCGCACCGGAGCTTAACGAAGGTGCCATCTATTATGATGCGGCCAAAGGGTTGTATGTCGGAACTCCGGAAGGGGTGATGTTACTGGATGTCCCCCATATGAAAAACCGTATTGCTGATCTCGGTGTCGTGTTGGAGTCAGTGTCGGTTTATTTTGAAAATAGCACTATGGTCAGTATTGTGCCCCATCCGGGGATGCAGATAGCACCAGGTGCTAAGCTCATCAGTTTTCAGTTATCCAACAGCAATTATCTGGGGGATGCCGCCACCAGCATTAAATATCGTCTGCGTGAGCCGGGAAGAAATCAAACGCCGAATTATTTGCTGTTAGAAAATCAGTCTCAAATCAACCTGGCGGGGCTGAAAGGTGGCACCTATAACCTCGAGGTGGTGGGGCAGGTCAATGGCGTCTGGAACAAAACCCCGGTGGTGTTCCCATTTGAAGTGCGGATCCACTGGTGGGAAAGCAACTGGTTCCGTGCGTTGTGGATGCTGTCGCTGTTAGCCGCATTGATAGGCATCATTATCTACCGCCATCGGCAGGTATTGCGTTTCCGTGAGATTAACCACGCGTTAACCGAGAGTGATGACCGTCTACGGCAATCGTTGCGCGGCAGTGATTCCGATCTCTGGGAATGGTACCGGCAAGATAATCTATTCTATCTGGATAATCATGGCGATGTGCTAGGCATGAATAGCGACCAACTGACGGTGAAGTTTGGTGGTTTTCCAATGCACCCGGATGATCGGCCACGCGTGGAACAGCAATGGCAGCAAGTGCTGAATGGTAACTTGGCGAGCTTTGATGCGGAATACCGCTATAAACGTAGCGATGGGCATTGGGGCTGGATAAAAGTGCGCGGGCGTCCGGTGAACTGGGATCCAGAAACCGGCGCCATATTAAAAATTGCCGGTATTTATAGCGAAGTGACTACCGCTAAACGGCTGGAAAGCGAGGTCAGCCTGTTGGCGCGCGCCTTTGAAAACACCTCTGAAGGGGTGTTAATTCTGGATGCCAACGAGTTCATTGAGGTGGCGAATCGCGCAGCAGAAGAGTTGGTAGGGATCAGCCGTCAGGAGATGACCGGTAAGCAGGTCGGGGAAGTCATGTGTTCCGGCGACGGTAAAGCGGCGCATGTGGCTCCATTGCTGGAGGGGCGCAGTTCCTGGACTGGCGAGCGCGAGTTGATGAGCCGCAATCGCAGCAGTTTCCCGGTGTGGCTGAATGTCTCGGCGATGAAGGACAATTTTCAGCAGTTACGTCATTATGTTATTGTCTTTTCAGATATTACCGAACGAAAACAGTCAGAGGCCGAGCTTAGAAAGCTGGCGAATTATGACGTCCTGACGGGCTTACCTAACCGCAGTCTGTTTGCGGTGCGCTTGGAGCAGGCGATAACGCGAGCCAGTAAGGATAACGGCAAGTTAGCGCTGCTGTTCCTCGACTTGGACCGTTTCAAGCAAGTAAATGATTACTATGGCCACAGCATGGGTGACGCCTTGCTGGTGGAGGCTGCTAACCGCTTACAGTCGGTGCTGGATGAAGGTCAACTGCTGTGCCGGTTTGGGGGGGATGAATTTGTCATTCTGGTGAATTCTGGGGATGTCGATTTAATCAACCGTCTGTGTGATCGCTTATTGTCGCAAATTGCCCAACCGTTTAGGTTATTTGGCCGCGAATTCTTTGTTTCAACCAGTATCGGTATCAGTATCTGGCCCGATGATACTGAGCAGCCCGAAAACCTGATTAAAAACGCCGATCAAGCCATGTATCACGCCAAAGATTCTGGTCGCGGTAATTTCCAGTACTACTCCCGGGAACGTAACGCTGAGGCGCTGTACCACATGCGCTTAGAAGGCGACTTACGGCGAGCCATCGAGCAGGATGAATTTGAACTCTGGTATCAGGGGCAATTTGACCTGCTGCAGGATGACCGCTGTATCGGGGCAGAAGCACTATTGCGTTGGCGGCATCCTCAGGATGGCTTTGTGCCGCCGGATATCTTCATTAAAGTGGCGGAGAGTTGCGGCCTGATCATTGATATTGATCGTTGGGTGATGCACCGCGCTTGTCTCGATGGCGCGCGTTTATGTCAGCAGTTTAGCAATCTCAATTTCAGCATCTCAGTCAACGTCAGTGCGGTACATTTTCGGCAACCCGATTTCATCGAGTTTGTGCTAGACACCTTGCAGCAAACTGGCATGCCGGCGAATCGTCTGACGCTGGAGATTACCGAAGGGGTGTTGATGAAAGAGCTGCACATTGCAAAGCAGCATCTGAGGCGTCTGCGTAAACATAACATTGAAGTCGCGATTGATGATTTTGGTACCGGTTACTCTTCGTTGGCCTATCTGCGTAACTTCCAGGTTAATGCGTTGAAGATCGATCGCTCCTTCCTGTTGGACATTGCCACTAATTCCGCGGACCAGGCCATTGTGAGCAGTATTATCGAACTGGCCCGTAACCTGAAGCTGAGCGTCGTTGCTGAGGGCGTTGAAACCAAAGAGCAACTGGAACAGGTGTTCAGCCGTGGTTGTTATGTGATTCAGGGGTACTATTTTGCCAAGCCGGCGCCGCTCGAGATGTTGGAGCAGCAATTGTTGCAATATCAACCAGTGCAATAA